The Pseudomonas asiatica genome has a segment encoding these proteins:
- a CDS encoding DUF2868 domain-containing protein: MEDLVTAPTSLDKRWLTEAVRLREEHAGPLEDQEANRRARQAGGDLAARIETRALFLAERDGISTALRHWKQGARLALLALLVLAMLSGAGLALAALGDGQRPVNVFWALGSLLGLNLLMLLGWAIGFALSGEHGAGLGRLWLWLSERFARDAKAAHLAPALLVLLQRQRLNRWLLGLLVHGLWLLAMITALGMLLALLATRRYGFVWETTLLAADPFIHLTQALGALPSLLGFTVPDETMIRASGDSQPALDLARQAWASWLLGVVLVYGLLPRLLLAGLCLWRWRQGRQHLALDLSLPGYAQLREALMPRSERIGVQDAAPEALPQFAAGQLESGSSGALLVGLELDDQHPWPPALPKSVTSAGVLDSRESRNRLLEQLSRFPPARLAIACDPRRSPDRGSLALLAELARNAGATRIWLLQAAPGEALDAQRLGDWHDALDRLGLAHADTSPLTWLEHGHD; this comes from the coding sequence ATGGAAGACCTTGTGACCGCACCGACTTCACTGGACAAGCGCTGGCTCACCGAAGCGGTACGCCTGCGCGAGGAACATGCCGGCCCCCTGGAGGACCAGGAAGCCAACCGCCGCGCCCGCCAGGCAGGCGGTGACCTGGCGGCCCGCATCGAAACCCGTGCCCTGTTCCTGGCCGAACGCGACGGCATCAGCACCGCCCTGCGCCACTGGAAACAGGGCGCACGCCTGGCTCTGCTGGCCTTGCTGGTGCTGGCCATGCTCAGCGGCGCAGGGTTGGCACTGGCCGCCTTGGGCGACGGGCAGCGCCCGGTGAATGTGTTCTGGGCCCTGGGCAGCCTGCTCGGCCTGAACTTGCTGATGCTGCTGGGCTGGGCCATCGGCTTTGCACTGAGCGGCGAGCATGGCGCGGGGCTGGGCCGCCTGTGGCTGTGGCTGAGCGAACGCTTTGCCCGTGACGCCAAGGCCGCGCACCTGGCACCGGCGCTGCTGGTGCTGCTGCAACGCCAGCGCCTGAACCGCTGGCTGCTCGGCCTGCTGGTGCATGGCCTGTGGCTGCTGGCGATGATCACCGCACTGGGCATGCTACTGGCCTTGCTGGCAACCCGGCGCTATGGCTTTGTCTGGGAGACCACCCTGCTCGCCGCCGACCCGTTCATCCACCTGACCCAAGCCTTGGGCGCGCTGCCCTCGTTACTGGGCTTCACGGTACCCGACGAGACCATGATCCGCGCCAGTGGCGACAGCCAGCCGGCCCTGGACCTGGCGCGCCAGGCCTGGGCCAGCTGGCTGCTTGGCGTGGTGCTGGTGTACGGCCTGCTGCCGCGTCTGCTGCTGGCCGGGCTGTGTCTGTGGCGCTGGCGTCAAGGCCGCCAACACCTGGCGCTGGACCTCAGCCTGCCCGGCTACGCACAGCTGCGTGAAGCGCTGATGCCACGCAGCGAACGCATCGGCGTCCAGGATGCCGCGCCCGAGGCCTTGCCGCAGTTTGCCGCTGGCCAGCTGGAAAGCGGCAGCAGCGGTGCCCTGCTGGTCGGCCTGGAGCTGGACGACCAGCACCCCTGGCCACCCGCCCTGCCGAAAAGCGTGACCAGTGCCGGCGTGCTCGACAGCCGCGAATCGCGCAACCGCCTGCTCGAACAGCTCAGCCGTTTTCCGCCGGCACGCCTGGCCATCGCTTGCGACCCGCGCCGTTCGCCCGACCGCGGCAGCCTGGCGCTGCTCGCCGAGCTGGCACGCAATGCCGGCGCCACCCGCATCTGGCTACTGCAGGCCGCACCGGGCGAGGCCCTGGACGCCCAACGCCTGGGCGACTGGCACGACGCCCTCGACCGCCTTGGCCTGGCGCATGCCGATACCTCGCCGCTGACCTGGCTGGAGCATGGCCATGACTGA
- a CDS encoding phosphonate degradation HD-domain oxygenase encodes MPTPAQIIDSTFALYERHGSDDYIGEAITQLEHMSQAAQLAMAEGFDDEVVLAAFFHDIGHLCGGDASMGGYGVVSHERIGAEYLRRCGFGERMARLVQYHVEAKRYLTLRQPGYYQRLSEASRRTLEYQGGVMSEDEADLFERDPLFEVSLRMREWDERAKVVGVTVIDLDGLKRKALALL; translated from the coding sequence ATGCCCACCCCAGCCCAGATCATCGACAGCACCTTCGCGCTGTACGAACGCCACGGCAGTGACGACTACATCGGCGAAGCTATCACCCAGCTCGAACACATGTCCCAGGCCGCGCAACTGGCCATGGCCGAAGGCTTCGACGACGAAGTGGTGCTGGCGGCGTTCTTCCATGACATCGGCCACCTGTGCGGCGGTGACGCCAGCATGGGCGGCTATGGCGTGGTCAGCCATGAGCGCATCGGCGCCGAGTATTTACGCCGCTGTGGTTTCGGCGAACGCATGGCACGGCTGGTGCAGTATCACGTGGAGGCCAAGCGCTACCTGACTTTGCGCCAGCCTGGGTATTACCAGCGGTTGAGTGAAGCGAGCAGGCGGACCTTGGAGTATCAGGGGGGCGTGATGAGCGAGGACGAGGCGGATTTGTTCGAGCGGGACCCGCTGTTCGAGGTGAGCTTGCGGATGAGGGAGTGGGATGAGCGGGCCAAGGTGGTCGGGGTGACGGTGATTGACCTGGATGGGTTGAAGCGGAAGGCTTTGGCATTACTTTGA
- a CDS encoding heavy metal translocating P-type ATPase, with protein MNQPVSHEHKHDHHAHSCCGSAAAPASVQLSEKASSHAQFSRFRIEAMDCPTEQTLIQDKLGKLAGIEQLEFNLINRVLGVRHTLGGTAEIEQAIDSLGMKAEPLGAEDDGTASAPQVVKTRWWPLALSGLAAIAAEIVHFAALAPEWVVAALALAAILGCGLGTYKKGWIALKNRNLNINALMSIAVTGAVLIGQWPEAAMVMVLFTVAELIEARSLDRARNAIGGLMQLTPDMATVRQADGQWREVEVREVAIGALVRVRPGERIGLDGEVTSGQSTVDQAPITGESLPVEKAVGDKLFAGTINQAGALEFRVTAAAGQSTLARIIKAVEEAQGARAPTQRFVDRFSRIYTPVVFAIALAVAVIPPLFMAGAWFDWVYRALVLLVVACPCALVISTPVTIVSGLAAAARKGILIKGGVYLEGGRQLDFLALDKTGTITHGKPVQTDAKVLEPLFEGRAQALAASLGERSDHPVSRAIAQFGKEQGLALSEVDDFAALAGRGVRGTIAGEVYHLGNHRLVEELGLCSPELEAQLDVLERQGKTVVLLLDRSGPLALFAVADTVKESSRQAIAELHELGIKTVMLTGDNPHTAQAIATVVGIDRAEGNLLPADKLKSIETLYAQGHRVGMVGDGINDAPALARAEIGFAMAAAGTDTAIETADVALMDDDLRKIPAFVRLSRQSAAILMQNIVLALGIKAIFLAITFAGMATMWMAVFADMGVSLLVVFNGLRLLRK; from the coding sequence ATGAACCAGCCTGTCAGCCACGAACACAAGCACGATCACCACGCCCACAGCTGCTGTGGCAGCGCTGCTGCGCCAGCCTCGGTCCAGCTGAGCGAAAAGGCCAGCAGCCACGCCCAGTTCAGCCGTTTTCGCATCGAGGCCATGGACTGCCCTACCGAGCAGACCCTGATCCAGGACAAGCTGGGCAAGCTGGCCGGTATCGAGCAGCTGGAATTCAACCTGATCAACCGTGTGCTTGGCGTGCGCCACACCCTGGGTGGCACTGCTGAAATCGAGCAGGCCATCGACAGCCTGGGCATGAAGGCCGAGCCGCTTGGCGCCGAAGACGATGGCACGGCCAGCGCGCCACAAGTGGTCAAGACCCGCTGGTGGCCGCTGGCGCTGTCCGGTCTTGCCGCGATCGCCGCCGAAATCGTGCACTTTGCCGCGCTGGCCCCGGAGTGGGTGGTGGCGGCGTTGGCGCTGGCAGCGATCCTCGGCTGTGGCCTGGGTACCTACAAGAAGGGCTGGATCGCCCTGAAAAACCGCAACCTCAACATCAACGCGCTGATGAGCATTGCCGTGACTGGCGCGGTGCTGATCGGTCAGTGGCCGGAAGCGGCCATGGTGATGGTGCTGTTCACCGTCGCCGAGCTGATCGAAGCCCGCTCGCTGGACCGCGCGCGCAACGCCATTGGCGGCCTGATGCAGCTCACCCCGGACATGGCCACCGTGCGCCAGGCCGATGGCCAGTGGCGGGAAGTGGAGGTGCGGGAGGTGGCCATCGGGGCCCTGGTGCGGGTGCGCCCCGGCGAACGAATTGGCCTGGACGGAGAAGTGACCAGCGGGCAATCCACCGTCGATCAGGCGCCGATCACCGGCGAAAGCCTGCCTGTGGAGAAGGCCGTGGGCGACAAGTTGTTCGCCGGCACCATCAACCAGGCAGGGGCGCTGGAGTTCCGCGTTACCGCTGCTGCCGGGCAATCGACCCTGGCGCGGATCATCAAGGCCGTCGAGGAAGCGCAAGGCGCGCGGGCGCCTACCCAGCGTTTCGTCGACCGCTTCTCGCGCATCTACACCCCGGTAGTGTTCGCCATTGCCCTGGCTGTTGCGGTGATACCGCCGCTGTTCATGGCCGGTGCCTGGTTCGACTGGGTCTATCGCGCCCTGGTGCTGCTGGTGGTGGCCTGCCCATGCGCCCTGGTGATCTCGACCCCGGTGACCATCGTCAGCGGCCTGGCTGCCGCCGCGCGCAAGGGCATCCTGATCAAGGGTGGCGTGTACCTGGAAGGCGGGCGCCAGCTGGACTTCCTGGCCCTGGACAAGACCGGCACCATCACCCACGGCAAGCCGGTGCAGACCGACGCCAAGGTACTGGAGCCGCTGTTCGAAGGCCGCGCGCAAGCCCTGGCCGCCAGCCTGGGCGAGCGTTCGGATCACCCGGTTTCCCGCGCCATTGCCCAGTTCGGCAAGGAGCAAGGCCTGGCCTTGAGCGAGGTCGATGACTTCGCCGCCCTGGCCGGGCGCGGCGTGCGCGGTACCATCGCGGGTGAGGTTTACCACCTGGGTAACCACCGTCTGGTCGAGGAACTGGGGCTGTGCTCGCCCGAGCTCGAGGCCCAGCTGGATGTGCTGGAGCGCCAGGGCAAGACCGTGGTGCTTCTGCTCGACCGCTCCGGCCCGTTGGCGCTGTTCGCGGTGGCCGACACGGTGAAGGAAAGCAGTCGCCAGGCCATCGCCGAGCTGCATGAGTTGGGCATCAAGACTGTCATGCTGACCGGTGACAATCCGCATACCGCCCAGGCCATCGCCACCGTGGTGGGCATCGACCGTGCCGAAGGCAACCTGCTGCCTGCCGACAAGCTCAAGAGCATCGAAACTCTGTACGCCCAGGGCCATCGGGTGGGCATGGTCGGTGACGGCATCAACGACGCCCCGGCGCTGGCTCGTGCCGAGATCGGTTTTGCCATGGCGGCGGCCGGTACCGACACCGCCATCGAGACCGCCGATGTGGCGCTGATGGACGACGACTTGCGGAAAATCCCGGCCTTCGTCAGGCTGTCGCGCCAAAGTGCGGCGATCCTCATGCAGAACATCGTTCTGGCGTTGGGCATCAAGGCGATATTCCTGGCGATCACCTTTGCCGGCATGGCCACCATGTGGATGGCGGTGTTTGCCGACATGGGCGTGAGCCTGCTGGTGGTGTTCAACGGCTTGCGCCTGTTGCGCAAATAG
- a CDS encoding LysR family transcriptional regulator, which produces MLSSELKAFYMVARLGSITLAAKKLGLSQPTVTTQIRNLESQYAVELFYRGGRRLVLSEEGVRLLPMVKALLQQEADIEFELRNSGQAQGSLRIAATAPYYILDLVKIYRERLPQVEVAVEIGNSQQVLEMLEDYRVDIAASSQLLEDARLVRRVLGTDPLVVAVHRNHPLAHRQAVSIDVVAGHCLLMREKGSTTRKLTEQMMQEAGVKAGALLEIGSRESIREAVLRNIGISVIARHEVPHNPELRVLALENAPVMHEYLYCLKERRQARLPAAFLGVAQEVAGSQF; this is translated from the coding sequence ATGCTGAGTTCGGAGCTTAAAGCCTTCTACATGGTGGCCCGCCTGGGCAGCATCACCCTGGCGGCGAAGAAGCTCGGCCTCAGCCAGCCCACGGTGACCACGCAGATTCGCAACCTGGAGAGCCAGTACGCGGTGGAGCTGTTCTACCGCGGCGGGCGGCGCCTGGTGCTGAGCGAGGAGGGCGTGCGCCTGCTGCCGATGGTCAAGGCACTGCTGCAGCAGGAGGCCGACATCGAGTTCGAGCTGCGCAACAGCGGCCAGGCCCAGGGCAGCTTGCGCATTGCGGCCACGGCGCCTTACTACATTCTCGACCTGGTGAAGATCTACCGCGAACGCCTGCCGCAGGTGGAAGTGGCGGTGGAAATCGGCAACTCGCAGCAGGTGCTGGAGATGCTCGAGGACTACCGGGTGGATATCGCCGCTTCGTCGCAACTGCTGGAAGACGCTCGGCTGGTGCGGCGGGTGCTGGGGACTGACCCGTTGGTGGTGGCGGTGCATCGCAACCACCCGTTGGCACACCGCCAGGCGGTGTCCATTGACGTGGTGGCAGGGCATTGCCTGCTGATGCGCGAGAAGGGCTCGACCACACGCAAGCTGACCGAGCAGATGATGCAGGAGGCCGGGGTGAAGGCCGGCGCCTTGCTGGAGATTGGCAGCCGCGAGTCTATCCGTGAGGCGGTGCTGCGCAATATCGGCATCAGCGTGATTGCCCGGCACGAGGTGCCGCACAACCCTGAGTTGCGGGTGCTGGCGCTGGAGAACGCGCCGGTGATGCATGAGTACCTGTATTGCCTGAAGGAGCGGCGCCAGGCCCGGTTGCCGGCGGCCTTCCTTGGGGTGGCGCAGGAAGTGGCCGGTTCACAGTTCTAG
- a CDS encoding putative 2-aminoethylphosphonate ABC transporter ATP-binding protein translates to MNHTTPGAQMKVRNIHKRFGAFTALNDVSLDIAAGELVCLLGPSGCGKTTLLRCIAGLERQDRGTLYIGERDISELPPQARDYGILFQSYALFPNLTVEANIAYGLTGSGREQARQRVAEMLELVGLAGSEKKYPGQLSGGQQQRVALARALAPSPSLLLLDEPMSALDARVREHLCTELRQLQRQLGITTLMVTHNQDEAMLMADRIAVMNNGQVEQYATPQEIYDQPATPFVAEFVGQGNWLPFQRSSDSHAQVGGMNMRLAPGSARPSSGRLFCRPEAITVNPAVHEENLFPAMVREITFLGNRCRMSFELKALPGHALLAELAPEAMPRLGSQDIWVALPPQSLQVFA, encoded by the coding sequence ATGAACCACACCACCCCCGGCGCACAGATGAAAGTGCGCAACATCCACAAGCGCTTCGGCGCCTTCACGGCGCTGAACGATGTCTCGCTGGACATCGCCGCCGGCGAACTGGTGTGCCTGCTCGGGCCGTCCGGCTGCGGCAAGACCACGTTGCTGCGCTGCATCGCCGGCCTGGAGCGCCAGGACCGCGGTACGTTGTACATCGGCGAGCGCGATATCTCGGAGCTGCCACCCCAGGCCCGTGACTACGGCATCCTGTTCCAGTCCTACGCGCTGTTCCCCAACCTCACCGTCGAAGCCAACATCGCCTATGGCCTGACTGGCAGTGGCCGCGAGCAGGCTCGCCAGCGAGTGGCCGAAATGCTCGAACTGGTGGGCCTGGCCGGCAGCGAGAAGAAGTACCCCGGTCAGCTTTCCGGTGGCCAGCAGCAGCGTGTGGCCCTGGCCCGTGCGCTGGCACCGTCGCCGTCGTTGCTGCTGCTGGACGAGCCGATGTCGGCGCTGGATGCCCGGGTGCGCGAGCACCTGTGCACCGAACTGCGCCAGCTGCAGCGCCAGCTGGGTATCACCACGCTGATGGTCACTCACAACCAGGACGAGGCCATGCTGATGGCCGACCGCATTGCGGTGATGAACAACGGCCAGGTCGAGCAGTACGCCACCCCGCAGGAAATCTATGACCAGCCGGCCACGCCGTTCGTTGCCGAGTTCGTCGGCCAGGGCAACTGGTTGCCGTTCCAGCGCAGCAGTGACAGCCATGCCCAGGTCGGTGGCATGAACATGCGTCTGGCACCAGGTTCGGCCCGACCCAGCAGCGGCCGGCTGTTCTGCCGCCCGGAGGCGATCACGGTCAACCCGGCGGTGCACGAAGAAAACCTGTTCCCGGCCATGGTCCGTGAAATCACCTTCCTCGGTAACCGCTGCCGCATGAGCTTCGAGCTCAAGGCGCTGCCTGGCCATGCACTGCTGGCGGAGCTGGCCCCCGAGGCCATGCCGCGGCTGGGCTCGCAGGACATCTGGGTGGCGCTGCCGCCGCAGAGCCTGCAGGTGTTTGCCTGA
- a CDS encoding putative 2-aminoethylphosphonate ABC transporter permease subunit: MAAPMSLPLSQAKATPRAGVALGDRLFVVGGKSLLLILLVLAVLMPLLAIFWRGFSAEAGQGGGLLAARELFASENFHWLLGNSLSVAFTVAAIVVPQAYLFAYALQRTLIPGKGLWRGISLLPLLAPSMLPAIALVYLFGNQGLLRGLLSDNIYGFWGIVLGEAIYTFPHALMILLSALSLADARLFDAASSMGAGPWRAFTSITWPATRQAVFAAFCLVFTLTITDFGVPVVVGGDYQVLALEAYKAVVGQQQFGRGALIGMVLLLPALFSFTVDAWLRRRQGEAMSGRAQVFEPKPSRGRDACFLAIVLLVCAALLLVIGMAVYSSLVTFWPYNLSLSLRHYMFEDTAGGGWLAYRNSVTMAIGTALIGSIVIFTGAYLMEKTQGQRLLNQALRLLSFIPMAVPGLVLGLGYVFFFNLNGNPLHVFYGGMGLLVVCTIAHYLTTAQMTATTALRQLDGEFEAAALSLKAPLYRHFLRVTVPICLPALLDIIRYLFVSAMTTVSAAIFLYSPDTILAAVAVLNMDDAGNVGGAAAMSTLILLTSAGASLLLAAASRGLLRRSQAWRQRAATV; the protein is encoded by the coding sequence ATGGCCGCGCCAATGTCCCTGCCGCTGAGCCAGGCCAAGGCCACGCCGCGTGCTGGCGTCGCCCTGGGCGACCGGTTGTTTGTCGTCGGCGGCAAGAGCCTGCTGCTGATCCTTCTGGTGCTGGCGGTGCTGATGCCGCTGCTGGCGATCTTCTGGCGCGGCTTCAGCGCAGAAGCGGGCCAGGGTGGCGGCCTGCTGGCGGCCCGCGAACTGTTCGCCAGTGAAAACTTCCACTGGCTGCTGGGCAACAGTCTGTCGGTGGCCTTCACGGTGGCAGCCATCGTGGTGCCGCAGGCCTACCTGTTCGCCTATGCCCTGCAACGCACGCTGATTCCGGGCAAAGGCTTGTGGCGGGGGATTTCGTTGCTGCCGCTGCTGGCGCCGTCAATGCTGCCGGCCATCGCCCTGGTCTACCTGTTCGGTAACCAGGGGCTGCTGCGCGGGTTGCTCAGCGACAACATCTATGGCTTCTGGGGCATTGTGCTGGGCGAGGCCATCTACACCTTCCCGCATGCCCTGATGATCCTGCTGTCGGCGCTATCGCTGGCCGATGCACGCCTGTTCGACGCAGCGTCCAGCATGGGTGCCGGCCCTTGGCGAGCGTTCACCAGCATCACCTGGCCGGCCACGCGCCAGGCAGTATTCGCAGCGTTCTGCCTGGTGTTCACCCTGACCATCACCGACTTCGGTGTACCGGTCGTGGTCGGCGGCGACTATCAGGTGCTGGCCCTGGAAGCCTACAAGGCTGTGGTCGGCCAGCAGCAGTTCGGCCGCGGCGCGCTGATCGGCATGGTGCTGCTGTTGCCGGCGCTGTTCAGCTTTACCGTCGATGCCTGGCTGCGCCGGCGCCAGGGCGAGGCCATGAGCGGCCGTGCCCAAGTGTTCGAGCCCAAGCCGTCGCGGGGCCGTGATGCCTGCTTCCTGGCGATCGTGCTGCTGGTGTGCGCGGCATTGCTGCTGGTGATCGGCATGGCGGTGTATTCGTCGCTGGTCACTTTCTGGCCCTACAACCTGTCGTTGTCGCTGCGTCACTACATGTTCGAGGACACCGCCGGTGGTGGCTGGCTGGCCTACCGCAACAGCGTGACCATGGCCATCGGCACCGCGCTGATCGGCAGCATCGTGATCTTCACCGGCGCCTACCTGATGGAGAAGACCCAGGGCCAACGCCTGCTCAACCAGGCGCTGCGCCTGCTCAGCTTCATCCCCATGGCCGTGCCGGGCCTGGTGCTGGGCCTGGGCTACGTATTCTTCTTCAACCTGAACGGCAACCCGCTGCATGTGTTCTACGGCGGCATGGGGCTGCTGGTGGTGTGCACCATCGCCCACTACCTGACCACCGCGCAGATGACTGCGACCACCGCCCTGCGCCAGCTCGACGGCGAGTTCGAGGCTGCCGCGCTGTCGCTGAAGGCGCCGCTGTACAGGCACTTCCTGCGGGTGACCGTGCCGATCTGCCTGCCGGCGCTGCTGGACATCATCCGCTACCTGTTCGTCTCGGCGATGACCACCGTGTCGGCGGCGATCTTCCTGTACAGCCCCGACACCATCCTGGCTGCCGTCGCCGTGCTGAACATGGATGACGCCGGCAACGTCGGTGGTGCCGCCGCCATGTCCACCCTGATCCTGCTGACCAGTGCAGGCGCTTCACTGCTGCTGGCCGCAGCCTCACGCGGCCTGCTGCGCCGCTCCCAAGCCTGGCGCCAACGCGCCGCGACCGTCTGA
- a CDS encoding GTPase/DUF3482 domain-containing protein: MTEPLKLAVVGHTNVGKTSLLRTLTRDVGFGEVSHRPSTTRHVEGARLSVDGEPLLELYDTPGLEDAIALLDYLERLERPGERLDGPARLERFLQGSEARQRFEQEAKVLRQLLASNAGLYVIDAREPVLAKYRDELEVLASCGKPLLPVLNFVASHQHREPQWREALARLGLHALVRFDSVAPPEDGERRLYESLALLLEDARPALQRLIDDQQAQRLARRHSGKRLIAELLLDCAACRRSVEAEPAAEAQAIEALRQEVRQREQRCVEALLKLYAFRREDAHASDLPLLDGRWGDDLFNPETLKLLGVRLGSGVAAGAAAGAGVDLLVGGLTLGAAALAGAIAGGALQTARNYGSRLMGKLKGKRELTVDDTVLRLLALRQQQLMVALENRGHAAQDSIRLGELDEKAWREGKLPEALSKARAHPQWSTLNPGAKLNQAERQEQLEALVSQF; this comes from the coding sequence ATGACTGAGCCGCTGAAACTGGCCGTGGTCGGCCACACCAACGTCGGCAAGACCTCGCTGCTGCGCACCCTGACCCGTGACGTCGGCTTTGGCGAAGTCTCCCACCGCCCCAGCACCACCCGCCATGTGGAAGGTGCGCGGCTGTCGGTGGACGGCGAACCCTTGCTCGAACTGTACGACACCCCGGGCCTGGAAGACGCCATCGCCCTGCTCGACTACCTCGAACGCCTGGAGCGCCCGGGCGAGCGCCTGGACGGCCCGGCCCGCCTCGAGCGCTTTCTGCAAGGCAGCGAGGCACGCCAGCGTTTCGAGCAGGAGGCCAAGGTGCTGCGCCAGCTGCTTGCCAGCAATGCCGGCTTGTATGTGATCGACGCCCGCGAACCGGTGCTGGCCAAATACCGCGACGAACTGGAAGTGCTGGCCAGTTGTGGCAAGCCGCTGCTACCGGTGCTCAACTTCGTCGCCAGCCACCAGCACCGCGAGCCGCAATGGCGTGAAGCCCTTGCCAGGCTTGGGCTTCACGCGTTGGTGCGGTTCGACAGCGTGGCCCCGCCAGAGGATGGCGAGCGCCGGTTGTACGAAAGCCTGGCCCTGCTGCTGGAAGACGCCCGCCCGGCCCTGCAGCGGCTGATCGACGACCAGCAGGCACAGCGCCTGGCGCGTCGGCACAGCGGCAAGCGCCTGATTGCCGAGCTGCTGCTGGACTGCGCCGCCTGCCGGCGCAGCGTCGAGGCCGAACCGGCTGCCGAAGCCCAGGCCATCGAGGCATTGCGGCAAGAGGTGCGCCAGCGCGAGCAGCGCTGTGTCGAGGCACTGCTCAAGCTGTATGCCTTCCGCCGCGAGGACGCCCATGCCAGCGACCTGCCGTTGCTGGATGGCCGTTGGGGCGATGACCTGTTCAATCCCGAAACCTTGAAGCTGCTGGGCGTGCGCCTGGGCAGTGGTGTGGCCGCCGGTGCTGCGGCGGGTGCCGGGGTGGACCTGCTGGTCGGCGGCCTGACACTGGGGGCTGCCGCCCTGGCCGGGGCGATTGCCGGCGGCGCGCTGCAGACGGCGCGCAACTATGGGTCGCGGTTGATGGGCAAGCTCAAGGGCAAGCGCGAGCTGACGGTGGACGACACGGTGTTGCGCTTGTTGGCCTTGCGTCAGCAGCAGTTGATGGTGGCGCTGGAAAACCGCGGGCATGCGGCGCAGGATAGCATTCGGCTGGGGGAGCTGGATGAGAAGGCCTGGCGGGAGGGCAAGTTGCCGGAGGCGCTGAGCAAGGCGCGGGCGCATCCGCAGTGGTCCACCCTCAACCCTGGGGCGAAGCTGAACCAGGCTGAGCGGCAGGAACAGCTGGAGGCGCTGGTTTCACAGTTTTGA
- a CDS encoding putative 2-aminoethylphosphonate ABC transporter substrate-binding protein — translation MYKHLALAAAVSAVFSLQASAAGTQLTVYTALEAEQLKSYKQAFEKANPDIEIKWVRDSTGIITAKLLAEKDRPQADAVWGLAASSLAILDQNGMLEAYAPKDLGKIAANYRDAANPPAWVGMDVWAATICFNTIEAEKQGLSKPVSWQDLTKPEYKGKIVMPNPASSGTGFLDVSAWLQTFGEPQGWAYMDALHQNIGQYVHSGSKPCKLAAAGEFPIGISFEYPAVQLKRQGAPLDIVLPKEGLGWEIEATAVIKGSPKADAAKRLADFSASPAAMELYKENFAVLAAPGIAKPQTELPADYEQRLIKNDFAWASKNRDQILAEWRKRYDGKSEKVAQQ, via the coding sequence ATGTACAAGCACCTTGCACTTGCCGCTGCCGTTTCCGCCGTGTTCAGCCTGCAGGCTTCGGCCGCTGGTACCCAGCTGACGGTCTACACCGCCCTGGAAGCCGAACAGCTGAAGAGCTACAAGCAGGCCTTCGAGAAGGCCAACCCGGACATCGAGATCAAGTGGGTTCGTGACTCCACCGGCATCATCACCGCCAAGCTGCTGGCCGAGAAAGACCGCCCGCAAGCCGACGCAGTGTGGGGCCTGGCTGCTTCCAGCCTGGCCATCCTCGACCAGAACGGCATGCTCGAAGCCTACGCACCGAAGGACCTGGGCAAGATTGCCGCCAATTACCGCGATGCTGCCAACCCACCAGCCTGGGTCGGTATGGACGTGTGGGCCGCGACCATCTGCTTCAATACCATCGAGGCCGAGAAGCAGGGCCTGAGCAAGCCGGTGAGCTGGCAGGACCTGACCAAGCCTGAGTACAAGGGCAAGATCGTCATGCCGAACCCGGCCTCGTCCGGCACCGGCTTCCTGGATGTCAGTGCCTGGTTGCAGACCTTTGGCGAGCCACAGGGTTGGGCGTACATGGATGCACTGCACCAGAACATCGGCCAGTACGTTCATTCCGGCTCCAAGCCGTGCAAGCTTGCCGCAGCGGGTGAATTCCCGATCGGTATCTCGTTCGAGTACCCGGCCGTGCAGCTCAAGCGCCAGGGCGCGCCGCTGGACATCGTGCTGCCGAAGGAAGGCCTGGGCTGGGAGATCGAGGCGACTGCGGTGATCAAGGGTTCGCCAAAAGCGGATGCGGCCAAGCGCCTGGCTGATTTCTCGGCAAGCCCGGCGGCCATGGAGCTGTACAAGGAGAACTTCGCCGTGCTGGCTGCCCCGGGTATTGCCAAGCCGCAGACCGAACTGCCGGCGGACTATGAACAGCGCCTGATCAAGAACGACTTTGCCTGGGCCTCGAAGAACCGTGACCAGATCCTGGCCGAGTGGCGCAAGCGCTATGACGGCAAGTCGGAGAAGGTGGCTCAGCAGTAG
- a CDS encoding dihydrofolate reductase, with product MKKPLPLCLIAAIGANRVIGIDNRMPWHLPGDFKFFKAQTMGKPIIMGRKTWDSLGRPLPGRLNIVVSRQAGLKLDGAEVLPSLAEAIERADSWARENGVDELMLIGGAQLYGQALEQELVDRMYLTQVDYAPEGDAWFPKVDDSKWKIISQDPQPAETDAPSYHFEVWDRR from the coding sequence ATGAAAAAACCACTTCCCCTCTGCCTGATTGCTGCCATTGGTGCGAACCGTGTAATTGGCATCGATAACCGCATGCCCTGGCATTTGCCGGGGGATTTTAAATTTTTCAAAGCTCAAACGATGGGTAAGCCCATCATCATGGGGCGTAAGACATGGGACTCTCTTGGCCGTCCTTTGCCGGGGCGCTTGAACATCGTTGTAAGCCGCCAGGCGGGCCTGAAGCTCGATGGGGCGGAAGTCCTACCCTCTCTGGCTGAAGCTATTGAACGGGCAGATAGCTGGGCAAGAGAAAATGGGGTGGATGAGCTTATGCTGATTGGCGGCGCCCAACTCTATGGGCAAGCCCTAGAGCAGGAGCTAGTGGACCGGATGTACCTGACCCAGGTTGACTATGCTCCAGAAGGAGATGCGTGGTTTCCCAAGGTCGACGATTCCAAATGGAAGATTATTTCCCAAGATCCCCAGCCTGCTGAAACTGACGCACCCAGTTACCATTTTGAAGTTTGGGATCGTCGCTGA